AAGTTTTGCATCTAAAAATAAACCAGTTGAGTCAGCAGCTGACGGATTAGGTATGGGTCTTGGATTTGCGTTATCATTAACAGTATTAGGAGCAATAAGAGAAATACTTGGAAATGGTAGTTTATTTGGATTTGCACTATTTGGAGCGTCTTTCCAACCAGCTTTATTATTTATATTACCGCCAGGAGCTTTCCTAACATTAGGATTTTTACTTGCAGGGTTTAATAAATTAAAAGATAAGAAAGCTAATTAGGAGGGATATATATGAATTTAATACTTTTATTTTTAAGTGTTGTACTAGTTAACAATGTTATAACATCTCAGTTTTTAGGTATTTGTCCATTCTTGGGAGTTTCCAAAAAAGTAGATACAGCAGTAGGAATGGGTGTTGCAGTTACATTTGTTTTAACTCTAGCATCTTTTATAACATATTTCGTGCAAAAAATATTAGAAATAACTAATAATCAATTTTTACAAACAATAGCGTTTATATTAGTAATAGCATCTATAGTTCAGTTTGTTGAAATGGTAATACAAAAAATGAGTCCATCTTTATACCAAGCACTAGGAGTATTTTTACCCCTTATAACTACAAACTGTGCAGTTTTAGGTATAGCTTTAGTTAATGTTCAGAATGGATATAACTTAGTTGAAACTATGGTAAATGGATTTGGAGCAGGTGTAGGATTTACTTTAGCTATAGTTTTATTTGCAGGGATAAGAGAAAGATTAGAATTAGCAGATATTCCTGAAAGCTTTAAAGGATTTCCGATAACACTAATATCAGCAAGTTTAATGTCTATAGCATTTTTAGGCTTTGCAGGGCTTATAAAGCTATAAGTTAGGGGTGAGATAATTGGCTATAATTAATTCAATTTTAGTTTTAGGTGTAATGGGGTTAATATTTGGAGCAATTTTAGCGTATGCTTCTAAGAAGTTTGCGGTTGAAGTTGATGAAAGAGTAGAATCAATACTTGAAGTATTACCTGGAGCAAACTGTGGAGGATGTGGATTCCCAGGATGTGGAGGTTTAGCAAGTGCTATAGTTGAAGGAAATGCACCTGTAAATGGTTGTCCTGTTGGAGGTAGCGAATGTGCAGCTAAAATAGGAGAGATAATGGGTGTATCATCAGAAGCAGGGGAAAAGAAAGTAGCTAATATTATATGTAGTGGAAATTGCTCTGTTTCAAAAGAAAAATATTTATATGAAGGTATAAATGATTGTAGAGCAGCAAGTGCTTTAAATGGAGGTTCTAAAGATTGTAAATACGGATGTTTAGGACTTGGAACATGTGTAAGTGTTTGTAAGTTTGATGCAATTAAATTGATAGATGGAGTAGCTGTTATAGATGAAGAAAAATGTGTGCTTTGTGGTAAATGTATGGATGTTTGTCCTAAGGGATTAATAACTGAAAAACCTGTTAAAAATAAAGTATTTGTATCTTGTAACAGTAAAGATTTTGGGAAGACAGTAAAAGATAAGTGTAGTGTAGGATGTATAGGGTGT
The nucleotide sequence above comes from Paraclostridium bifermentans. Encoded proteins:
- the rsxA gene encoding electron transport complex subunit RsxA, with product MNLILLFLSVVLVNNVITSQFLGICPFLGVSKKVDTAVGMGVAVTFVLTLASFITYFVQKILEITNNQFLQTIAFILVIASIVQFVEMVIQKMSPSLYQALGVFLPLITTNCAVLGIALVNVQNGYNLVETMVNGFGAGVGFTLAIVLFAGIRERLELADIPESFKGFPITLISASLMSIAFLGFAGLIKL
- a CDS encoding RnfABCDGE type electron transport complex subunit B, which translates into the protein MAIINSILVLGVMGLIFGAILAYASKKFAVEVDERVESILEVLPGANCGGCGFPGCGGLASAIVEGNAPVNGCPVGGSECAAKIGEIMGVSSEAGEKKVANIICSGNCSVSKEKYLYEGINDCRAASALNGGSKDCKYGCLGLGTCVSVCKFDAIKLIDGVAVIDEEKCVLCGKCMDVCPKGLITEKPVKNKVFVSCNSKDFGKTVKDKCSVGCIGCGICAKSCPFDAINVEDKIAKIDYSKCVQCMICVEKCPTKAIKGNLNDRKKVTIEEDKCVGCTICKKQCKFDAISGELKEKHKVDTDKCVGCHLCVQKCPKKAIKIL